The Desulfovibrio sp. genome segment TACAACTTTCCGCAGACAAACAGTCTAAGCTCAAGGACACCCTGCAAAAGAAAGCGGGCACTGATATTGAGCTGACCTTTGCCGTGGACAAAGACATACTAGGGGGTATGGTGCTCAAAATGGGTGACCGGGTGCTGGACGCAAGTCTGCGCGCGCAGTTGGGAATCCTTCGGGAGACATTCAAGAGGGGTGAATAGCACATGCAGATCAAAGCGGAAGAGATAAGCAAGATCATTGAGGATCAAATCCAAAACTACGAGCAGCGCGTAGAAATGAGCGAAACCGGCACCGTGCTTTACGTCGGTGACGGTATCGCCCGTGTCTATGGGGTGCAGAATGCCATGTCCATGGAACTGCTGGAATTCCCCGGCGGCATCATGGGTATGGTGCTCAACCTCGAAGAAGACAACGTCGGCGTAGCTTTGCTCGGTTCGGACGTGGGCATCAAGGAAGGCGACCCGGTCAAGCGTACCGGCAAGATCTTCTCCGTGCCTGTGGGCGACGGTGTTATGGGCCGCGTGCTCAACCCTCTGGGTGAGCCCATCGACGGTCTTGGACCCATTGAGGCCACTGAAGTGCGCCCCGTGGAAATCAAGGCCCCCGGTATCATCGCACGTAAGAGTGTGCATGAGCCCATGCCTACCGGCCTCAAGGCTATTGACGCCATGACGCCCATCGGCCGCGGACAGCGCGAACTTATCATTGGCGACCGCCAGACCGGTAAGACCGCTGTTTGTGTTGACGCCATTTTGGCGCAGAAAGAAACGGACATCCACTGCTTCTACGTGGCCATCGGCCAGAAGAAGTCGTCCGTGGCTCTGGTGGCCGACACCTTGCGCCGTCATGGCGCGATGGAATACACTACCATCATTTCAGCCACGGCATCCGATCCTGCGCCCTTGCAGTACATTGCGGCGTACACCGGCTGCGCAATGGCCGAGTTCTACCGCAACAACGGCAAGCACGCCCTCATCATTTACGATGACCTGTCCAAGCAG includes the following:
- the atpA gene encoding F0F1 ATP synthase subunit alpha encodes the protein MQIKAEEISKIIEDQIQNYEQRVEMSETGTVLYVGDGIARVYGVQNAMSMELLEFPGGIMGMVLNLEEDNVGVALLGSDVGIKEGDPVKRTGKIFSVPVGDGVMGRVLNPLGEPIDGLGPIEATEVRPVEIKAPGIIARKSVHEPMPTGLKAIDAMTPIGRGQRELIIGDRQTGKTAVCVDAILAQKETDIHCFYVAIGQKKSSVALVADTLRRHGAMEYTTIISATASDPAPLQYIAAYTGCAMAEFYRNNGKHALIIYDDLSKQAVAYRQMSLLLRRPPGREAFPGDVFYLHSRLLERAAKVNDSLGAGSLTALPIIETQAGDVSAYIPTNVISITDGQVYLEPNLFNAGVRPAINVGLSVSRVGGAAQIKAMKQVAGTMRLDLAQYRELAAFAQFGSDLDKTTKAKLDRGARLVELLKQPQYKPMPSHEQVASIYAATRGYMDDVPVEQIRKFEEEMLTFMRDTRKDVLTGIKEKKVIDEAVEKALTEAITAFKQGWKA